In the Maniola hyperantus chromosome 13, iAphHyp1.2, whole genome shotgun sequence genome, AtaacaatggcgccgattctcttgtctttctcaaaactaaatttaaagtatctgcatctttttctttttaattttgctgAAAAAagatggaacatgaattttacatttaaagactaaattttagtgcacctaaaaaggaaaaagtcaCCCTTgtaggatctctttgttgtctgtctgtcagtcaaaaAAGGGatcgaaacctatagggtacttcccgttgacctagaatcataaaatttggcaggtagtagtGTCAAATATggctttttgttttatttttatttagtgtcTTACAGCACTAAGAGGTcagaggaaaaatccgaaaaccgtgaatttatgcttaggtacatcacaaaaaaaattgaccaCAAAcaagtttactaaatcacatcttagatggcgctgtccataattaacttgcagtgttgcacacaAAAATGTTATATCTTGCCCACTGTCATTTGCTTGCAATAAGATCATTTGAAGGTTATAGACTATAGAGAGAACCTACAAGTATAATATGCAAAATCTTAAATTCAAGTGGATCTTGTTATTTTGCAGGTATAGTCCAATTCACACAGCTGGTCCGTGAAATGGAGAGCCAAGACAGCGAAGTAGCACGTTTGCACAACCAGATCCGAAGCCACTACCTTCCGCCGGTATCCATCAGCTCCACTGTAGACACCTCTCTGTGAACTAGTAAGTCCCTCTACACTAGGTGGCCTTCCTGCCTACTGATTtgttaactcagtgtctaacactgaatgatagccactttgtccatgtggatttggtttttaaaaattcgtttGCTTTTGaacctatgccactctccaggtctaagGCTATTCACctagctaataaaaaaaatcaagcaCATGTCTCAACAATTGAGGCCTCTGTGACGAATAATCTCTTGCAAGTCGGGAttagtcaaaaaaatacgaaaaaaaaacacaattcaaaaactacgcaAAATCGCGGAACATACATGGGGGGTGATTCAGATAGCCCTAGTGTTGTTCTGCCTCTGGACAACCTCTTGACACTATTTCTTAGgacaccctgtatatttagatttgaataaaataattgagTAACCCAGGGTAAACCCATGACATTCCAAGTGCAGTCAAATAATAACACTTCTTGTCCTTGTAAGGTACTTTCAGTCAGTTTTCAATAAGAGGCGAATAAAAGTCAGTAAAGTTTACACTGAGCCTGACAGTGTACACAATAGCTACTGATAAGATAAGGATGGTATGTATGTAAACAAAACATTGCTGTTTATTACAAATAATGGTACAGCTTGACTGAGATTCTAACGTATTTAGCTGTaattctttaattaaatataatatatagtgaAAATGAGTATGCTGCAGGTAACTTATTATTAAATGGTATTCAAtttcatactaataatttatgagaataataatttttgtttataaCACAGATAACTAAAAAGAATGCAGGTGAGAGAGTtagcactcatccgtgattttacggattcgtgaaaaaatacgaatccaatgtacgtatttgtatgatggccacttcgaagaatcacggatacgaatgagtgcacaaacaaaCTACATtctactaatccatactaatattataaatgcgaaagcgtgtctgtctgtctgtctactagcttttcacggctcaaccgttcaaccgattttgacgaaatttggtacagaggtagcttgcaacccggggaaggacataggctactttttatcccggaaaatttaagtgttcccacaggttttttaaaaacctaaatccacgcgaacgaagtcgcgggcatcagctagtaattaataatttaatggtgtatgaatatattttgatatttcaCCTAGTGTTATATTAATGTTTTCACCAATTcagttgtctttctctaaactaaatttagagcatctgcatccttttctttttaacaatgttaaaaagggacaaaacatgaactttacatttatagacgctaaattttagtgcatgctacaaatttaaacagtaggctcgcgactgcgctaaaatcacgggtttcaccatctaaaaaatttaaaactgtcaaactgcgtctgtcctgttcatattacattagtaagaagaggacgcgaatactctaaaattaggttgtgctcagaatctgtatcattatttatgtaaaattacaaaatcttcaaaatttTAACAGgctataaacaaaaaaaatctaattaaaaaCATCCATAGCTACCGCAAGTGAATGTATGTTTCACTCACATATCTAGTAAAGGCTTTATGTATGTTGCTGTATAAAatacctagtaataaaatatatttttctattacAGGTAGCTGTTATACCAGTACATAAGAATCTCAAGTGAAATAGACTATTTAAAATGAGGAGAAGAAAAGCTTATAAGTATTGCGTGTGTGCGTGCATCCTAGTGTACATATACTACTTCTTTGGTGTGAGTGATTACTTCCTCACGAAAAGCTACGACGATGATTTCGACTACCCTCTAAATATCAATATAAGGCCAGTTGTAAACGAAGTGCTTTCAGGAAGGAAACCCAGTGTTGCACCAATAAACTTGTATCCGTACAGATTTTTGACTAATTCAGGTAAATGTTCCACAATCGAGAAGCTAGATTTGTTTATAGTCGTCAAATCTGCTATGAACAATTTTGACAAACGTCATGCAATCAGACAGACTTATGGACAAGATGACTTGATACCCGGCAGAATTGTCAAAATCCTATTCTTTTTAGGAATAGATCAACCTAAGTCAACCACACAAAAGAGGGTAGAACAAGAAATGTCTAATTACAAAGATATTATACAAATAGATTTCCAGGATAGCTACTACAATAATACTATAAAAACAATGATGTCATTCCGTTGGTTGTACCAGCACTGTTCTACGGctgatttctatttattcacggACGACGACATGTATATTTCCGTTAATAATTTACTAGATTATGTTCACGATAGTTCTACTACTACTGAAAGTGCGAATGAGAtggaatataaaaatattgaagGATATGATAGAGACAGCATTCTGTTTGCGGGTTACGTGTTTAACTCAATACCTCAGAGATTTCATTCGAGCAAATGGCGGGTGTCCATAGAAGAGTATCCTTGGAATAAATGGCCGCCGTATGTCACTGCAGGTGCTTTTGTCGTGTCGAATAAATGTATGAAGGTTTTTTATGTGGGTAGTTTGTTCGTAAAACACTTTAGATTTGATgatatatatttaggtatagtTGCGaagaaagtaggtataaaaccCACTCATTGTTCCAAGTTTCATTTTTATAAGAAGCATTATAGTGTAAGTGAGTATAGAGATGTGATTGCGTCTCATGGTTATGGTGACCCGGAGGAACTGATTAGAGTTTGGAATGAACAGAATGTGGTGTAATTTTCTTTCTTCGGTTTTGGagatacttagtaggtaagacATCCTTTTCTGATGGAATGGCGCTAACTCTGTTGTACACAAAGAAGACCGACCAGTTGACCAGTGCCGCAGACTGGGCCCAAagccaagaaaaaaaaaattgaaattcctttattataaaccaaaatcacaaaaaatattttgaatttacaattgctaaatatagaaaaatataaaCGGAAATGTCTGTGTTTTTGTCGAGATTATTACTGTAATTGTATAGTGGGATGGTGCACAGTAggatttgttattattttatggtggatcattttatgtaggtacttaaagaaaacCAATCTAAACAGTTTACTCATTGAGTTTACTAGTCTAATTATTATCAAATGATTGAAAATTGGAAAAATATTGTTCAAACAACACATTATCTAACAAAACCTAACCATGGATTTGAGCCCATATAATATCTTGATTATGCAATTGTCACTCAAACTGAAACTAAAGCAGTATAAAGAAGAAATTTTTATGTAACAAATCACACTAATTTTGAACTTGTAACGGTTCATCAATTTCTGGACCCAACGATGTATGGGAGATGTATCGGTCTCCTttctaaattgacaggtcttacagccgtactcagagtcgctaatcgttacttaagattgagttaaaacgagacatatatgtgagagatatagctctgtctcgttttaattgaacttaagtaacgattaagcgactctgagtacggctgtaaatcTTTAtcctagtgctatccttttccgcagggaacATTGTGAAAgcgatagcaatacatttagacttatcacattagagattgtgtagaaTCGAATTGGCCACATTTTCTGATAATATGCTTCTAACATAAAGACTTTCGAGTttgctttaaaatattattaaatacctactgatTGAAATTGAGTGCACATCAAAAATGAAGTTGATAggaaattacttaattaataggcatatcttttatattattattttataagttgTAAGTAAAGCattgtaattagtaattacaatatacctaatattgtaattttattgcaattttctAGAATTTGGTCATAGTATAGTGTGCTATAAGGCCATACCAGTGTAAAGatttaccgccgtactcagagtcgctaatcgttacttaagattgagttaaaacgagacagatttatgtgagatataggcctgtctcgttttaacaaaacttaagtaacgactaAGCGACTCtagagtacggctgttagataTTATCAACAGTTAAAAAGGACTGCAAATcgtgagatttttttttataaattatgtaatttacacttttttttgtatattcacttaataatttaatacttgATTAAGTACAGTTAgcgcggttacgcactcatccgatcagagtccgtgaaaatacgttccgaagtactTAGTCATAGAACtagtatggtagcttatgacatatgacgtagtCATTTATTGTATCCtaattttcacggattcgaatcggatgagtgcgtgatcgctcttagggtgtttgtgcactcatccgcgattttacggatcc is a window encoding:
- the LOC117987762 gene encoding beta-1,3-galactosyltransferase brn-like isoform X1, producing MRRRKAYKYCVCACILVYIYYFFGVSDYFLTKSYDDDFDYPLNINIRPVVNEVLSGRKPSVAPINLYPYRFLTNSGKCSTIEKLDLFIVVKSAMNNFDKRHAIRQTYGQDDLIPGRIVKILFFLGIDQPKSTTQKRVEQEMSNYKDIIQIDFQDSYYNNTIKTMMSFRWLYQHCSTADFYLFTDDDMYISVNNLLDYVHDSSTTTESANEMEYKNIEGYDRDSILFAGYVFNSIPQRFHSSKWRVSIEEYPWNKWPPYVTAGAFVVSNKCMKVFYVGSLFVKHFRFDDIYLGIVAKKVGIKPTHCSKFHFYKKHYSVSEYRDVIASHGYGDPEELIRVWNEQNVV